A single Bacteroidales bacterium DNA region contains:
- a CDS encoding ABC transporter permease, with protein MRTILYLIRKEFLQIFRDKFIGKAIFAIPIVQMLVLVPAVTFEIKNVRLCIVDRDLTTESRGLVSQLEGSTFFRVRYSTFSEEVANDLLSRDKCDAIVQIPYGFGKETGQGNPVSIFVSANAINASSAQLSWAYLNGVIGDYNKNIIAETAGMGNLPSIPQIQVTNRYWYNEMLNYKYYMLPGILGILVLAIGFLLAGLNLVKEKESGTIEQINVTPVKKYQFIVAKMVPFLVIGLVDLALGLALGKLAFNIPFEGNVALLFLCSAIFLVSVLGLALLLSTFSSTQQQFMFTAFFFMIVFILMSGVFTPLESMPAWAQKIDLINPVVYVMRINRMVLLKGSTFHDISMEIYALTAIATGFTALAINRYRKTV; from the coding sequence ATGAGGACGATCTTGTACCTGATAAGGAAAGAATTTCTTCAGATCTTCAGGGATAAATTCATCGGGAAGGCCATTTTTGCCATCCCGATCGTTCAAATGCTGGTGTTGGTCCCTGCTGTGACCTTTGAAATCAAAAATGTCAGGCTGTGCATTGTTGACAGGGATTTGACCACCGAATCAAGAGGGCTGGTAAGTCAACTGGAGGGGTCAACTTTTTTCAGGGTCAGGTATTCAACATTCTCTGAAGAAGTAGCCAACGACCTGTTGAGCAGGGATAAATGCGATGCCATTGTGCAGATACCGTACGGCTTCGGAAAAGAAACCGGCCAAGGGAATCCCGTCAGCATATTTGTCTCGGCCAATGCGATCAATGCTTCCAGTGCCCAGCTTTCGTGGGCATACCTGAATGGGGTGATCGGTGATTACAACAAAAACATCATCGCTGAAACCGCAGGCATGGGGAATTTACCATCCATACCCCAGATACAGGTCACCAACAGGTACTGGTACAACGAAATGCTCAATTACAAATACTATATGCTGCCGGGAATCCTTGGCATACTGGTACTGGCCATAGGATTCCTTCTGGCAGGACTTAACCTGGTCAAGGAAAAAGAGAGCGGCACCATTGAGCAGATCAATGTTACCCCGGTGAAAAAGTATCAGTTCATCGTTGCCAAAATGGTACCCTTTCTGGTCATAGGTCTGGTGGACCTTGCCCTGGGATTGGCGCTGGGAAAGCTGGCTTTCAACATACCGTTTGAAGGGAATGTGGCCCTTCTTTTTCTTTGTTCGGCCATTTTCCTGGTGTCCGTTCTCGGGCTTGCCCTTTTGCTCTCCACTTTTTCAAGTACCCAGCAGCAATTCATGTTCACCGCATTCTTTTTCATGATCGTTTTTATCCTGATGAGCGGTGTTTTCACACCGCTGGAGAGCATGCCGGCGTGGGCACAGAAGATTGACCTGATCAATCCCGTCGTTTATGTGATGCGAATTAACAGGATGGTCTTGCTCAAAGGATCCACGTTTCATGACATTAGCATGGAAATCTATGCCCTGACGGCGATTGCAACCGGATTCACTGCCCTGGCCATCAACCGGTACAGAAAGACGGTGTGA
- a CDS encoding ABC transporter permease, whose amino-acid sequence MKRFIGFVKKEFLHIFRDYRTMIILFGIPAAQILLFGFVVRTDLENARIAFLDLSRDEMTLKISDKICSSGLFTRDENLLSYRDVDKVLRGSKIKAVVIFEENFSRKLTAEGKAAISIITDGSEPNMATLTTNSITAIVSAFNLELAGSSAAGTFLVQPEVRMFYNPSLKSQFMFVPGVITLIMILICALMTSITITREKEFGTMEVLLVSPMRPFQIILGKVIPYFILSFADVIIILLLSWLVFDLPVKGSLALLLAEAMLYILMSLSLGILISTVSKTMQQAIFISLVGLMLPTILLSGFIFPIENMPNVYGWISSILPPRYFIVIIKNIMIKGTGFLNVWKETLILVLFTLAFIGLAVRNFKIRLQ is encoded by the coding sequence ATGAAACGATTCATCGGGTTTGTCAAGAAAGAGTTCCTGCATATCTTCAGGGATTACCGCACGATGATCATCCTATTCGGGATCCCTGCAGCCCAGATACTGCTGTTCGGATTCGTGGTGAGAACTGACCTGGAAAATGCCCGGATTGCCTTTCTTGATCTTTCCCGGGATGAAATGACTCTGAAAATTTCCGACAAAATTTGTTCATCAGGATTATTCACCAGGGATGAAAACCTGTTGAGCTATCGTGATGTAGATAAAGTGCTCAGGGGTAGTAAAATCAAGGCAGTGGTCATCTTTGAGGAGAATTTCAGCCGGAAGCTTACTGCCGAGGGCAAAGCGGCCATCAGCATCATCACCGACGGTTCGGAGCCTAACATGGCAACCCTTACGACAAATTCAATAACGGCAATCGTAAGCGCTTTCAACCTTGAGCTGGCAGGGAGCTCCGCTGCGGGGACCTTTCTGGTGCAGCCCGAAGTGAGGATGTTCTACAATCCTTCCCTCAAAAGCCAGTTCATGTTCGTGCCGGGGGTCATCACCCTGATCATGATCCTGATCTGTGCCCTGATGACATCCATTACCATTACACGTGAAAAGGAATTCGGGACGATGGAGGTCCTGCTCGTATCCCCCATGAGGCCGTTCCAGATCATTCTGGGTAAAGTCATTCCGTATTTTATCCTTTCCTTTGCCGATGTGATCATCATCTTATTGCTTTCCTGGCTGGTCTTTGACTTGCCGGTAAAGGGAAGCCTGGCCCTGCTTCTCGCGGAAGCGATGCTTTATATCCTGATGAGCCTTTCACTGGGCATCTTGATTTCGACGGTGTCGAAAACCATGCAGCAGGCCATTTTTATATCGCTGGTGGGCCTGATGCTTCCGACAATCCTCCTTTCCGGGTTCATCTTCCCCATCGAGAATATGCCGAACGTATACGGATGGATCAGCTCCATTTTACCCCCGCGCTATTTTATCGTGATCATCAAGAACATCATGATCAAAGGGACGGGTTTTCTTAATGTCTGGAAAGAAACACTGATACTTGTTCTTTTTACACTGGCATTCATCGGATTGGCTGTCAGAAATTTCAAAATAAGGTTGCAGTAA
- a CDS encoding ABC transporter ATP-binding protein gives MKKIKVISVRDLVKKFGSFVANDHLNFEVFEGEIFGFLGANGAGKTTAIRILSGLLEPTSGDVIVAGFNAKRHPEKIKKNIGYMCQKFSLYEDLTVRENIMLYGGIYGMKRNLIKERTAMLLQKLDFGEYGDRMISALPLGLRQKLAFSVAVLHEPKIVFLDEPTGGVDPITRRQFWEMIYETAARGITVFVTTHYMDEAEYCDRVSIMSEGRIVALDTPAGLKKHYAVDSVEEVFIKIARPTKN, from the coding sequence ATGAAAAAAATCAAGGTCATATCGGTTCGGGATCTGGTGAAGAAGTTTGGAAGCTTCGTTGCCAATGATCACCTGAATTTCGAGGTCTTTGAAGGTGAGATCTTTGGTTTCCTGGGTGCGAACGGAGCAGGTAAGACGACCGCCATCCGGATACTATCAGGATTGTTGGAACCCACCTCGGGCGATGTCATTGTCGCAGGATTCAATGCAAAGAGACATCCCGAGAAGATAAAGAAGAACATCGGTTACATGTGCCAGAAGTTTTCGCTGTATGAGGATCTGACGGTCAGGGAGAACATCATGCTTTACGGTGGCATCTATGGGATGAAACGGAACCTGATCAAGGAAAGAACCGCGATGCTCCTGCAAAAGCTGGATTTTGGAGAATACGGTGACAGGATGATCTCCGCCCTGCCTCTTGGATTGAGACAGAAACTCGCCTTCTCAGTGGCGGTTCTGCACGAACCGAAAATTGTCTTTCTCGATGAACCCACTGGCGGGGTTGATCCCATAACCAGGCGTCAGTTCTGGGAGATGATCTATGAAACGGCAGCCAGGGGCATCACGGTCTTTGTCACCACACATTACATGGATGAAGCCGAATATTGTGACCGTGTCTCCATCATGAGCGAAGGCAGGATTGTGGCACTGGATACGCCAGCTGGCTTGAAAAAGCACTATGCGGTGGATTCGGTGGAGGAAGTGTTCATAAAAATAGCCCGTCCCACAAAGAACTGA
- a CDS encoding ABC transporter ATP-binding protein: MSTDSFISVRQLTKSFGAVKALNDISFDVSKGEIFGFIGPDGAGKTTLFRILTTLLLPDEGETTVMGLDCRTGFRELRKNIGYMPGRFSLYLDLSVEENLNFYATVFGTTVQENYDLIRDIYSHIEPFKKRLAGKLSGGMKQKLALSCALIHKPDLLVLDEPTTGVDAVSRSEFWEMLKKLRPYNITIIVSTPYMDEAMQCDRVALIQDGQLLSVDPPEKIRDGFSRKLFSVQAPGKYKLINALRSHPGINTAYPFGDAVHITFKDDDFDDAIHSYLNKMGIQDVTIREIRAGIEDRFLELMEGRHKA; encoded by the coding sequence ATGTCAACAGACAGTTTCATTTCGGTCCGACAGTTAACCAAGTCATTCGGTGCAGTCAAAGCCCTGAACGATATCTCATTTGATGTAAGCAAAGGCGAGATCTTCGGTTTTATCGGTCCCGACGGAGCCGGTAAAACAACACTTTTCAGGATCCTGACCACCCTGCTTCTTCCTGATGAGGGAGAAACCACCGTGATGGGACTCGATTGCAGGACCGGCTTCAGGGAACTCCGCAAAAACATTGGTTATATGCCCGGGAGATTCAGCCTTTACCTGGATCTGTCAGTTGAGGAAAATCTGAATTTCTATGCGACGGTCTTTGGGACCACCGTTCAGGAGAACTACGATCTTATCCGTGACATTTATTCGCACATTGAACCTTTTAAAAAGAGGCTTGCAGGAAAATTATCGGGCGGCATGAAGCAGAAGCTTGCCTTATCCTGTGCGCTGATCCATAAACCGGACTTGCTTGTCCTGGATGAGCCTACCACCGGAGTTGATGCTGTGTCACGCTCGGAATTTTGGGAGATGCTGAAAAAATTGAGGCCGTATAATATAACAATCATTGTATCAACCCCTTATATGGATGAGGCCATGCAGTGCGACAGAGTGGCGCTGATCCAGGATGGACAGCTCCTATCCGTTGACCCACCGGAAAAAATTAGGGACGGATTCAGCAGAAAGCTCTTCAGTGTTCAGGCACCGGGAAAATACAAGCTGATCAATGCCCTGCGGAGTCATCCGGGAATCAACACCGCTTACCCTTTCGGAGACGCCGTACATATTACGTTTAAAGATGATGATTTTGACGATGCGATCCATTCCTATCTGAACAAAATGGGCATCCAGGATGTAACGATCCGTGAAATCCGGGCTGGGATTGAGGACAGGTTTCTGGAGTTGATGGAGGGAAGGCATAAGGCATAA